The nucleotide window GATCGCCGTCGCCCTCGCGCTGGTCATCAGCTTCGGGTGGAGCAGGACCTACTACATCTACCGTCAACCCTCCGCCGGAGAGCTAACGAAGCCGGCGGGTGAGGTGCTACCCGGAGGACGGCTCATCTACACGGACGGGCCAACCCACGAGTTCCTGAGGGAGATCCGGGAGGGACGCCGCATGGCCGAGCGGCGGGGCAAGGAGTACGCAATAGTCCCGCAGGCCGCGGGATACTGGCCGCAGGCCGAGCAGCCCAACCCCCTGCCCATAGACTGGCCCTGGTCCGTCGAGCTCGCCACGCCGGAGCTTAGAGACCGCGTAAAGGACGACCTCGAGGCCGGACGCGGAGAGACGATAGTCCTGGCCCAGAAGGTGGACGCCTTCGAGCTGTCGTTCGGCCCGGAGCCCGCGACGGGCGAGATGTACGAGGTGCTGCGCTACGTCCGCGAAAACTGGGAGAAGACCGGCGAGACCAGGTACTTCGAGATCTACGAGTAGAGAGCCCCCAGCGCCCTCCCCATCACCTCACACCACCCGCGGCTTACGCTCGCCGCCGGGCTCGGCGTCGCCCACGGGTCTGCGACTCCAGAAGGTCGCCAGCGCCGGGCCGGAGACATTGTGCCACACGCTGAACACGGCCCCCGGAAGCGCCGCGACCGGCCCGAAGTAGGTCGTGGCGAGCGCGGCGGCGAGCCCGGAGTTCTGCATCCCGACCTCTACCACCATCGCCCGCCGCTGAGACGGAGTTATCTTCAAGGCGCTCGCCACCCCGTAGCCGAGAGCGTAGCCCGAGAGGTTGTGGAGCACCACGACCAGCAGCACCAGCGGACCTACGGTCAAGAGGCTCCCCGAGCTGGCCGCCACGACCGCAGCCACGATCACCACTATCGCCACCACAGAGACCAGCGGCAGCACGGGACGTACCCGCCGCACCACGCCCCCGAACAAGGTGTTCACCGCAACCCCGGCCGCCACCGGCAGGAGCACGATCTGCACTATGGACCAGAACAGCCCCGCCGCATCCACCGGCAGCCAGGTCCCCGTTAGGAGGAGCATCAAGAGCGGCGTCAGCAGTGGCGCGAGCACGGTGGATACCGCCGTCATGGAGACCGATAGCGAGACGTCGCCGCGCGCCAGGTAGGTGATGACGTTCGAAGCCGTCCCGCCCGGACAGCAGCCGAGCAATATCACGCCCGCCGCAAGCTCTGGCGGCAGCCGCAGCGCAAGCGCCAGCAAGAACGCGACGATAGGCATGATCGTGAACTGCCCCGCCACCCCGATAGCCACCCCCGCCGGACGCCGGAAGACCCGCGCGAAGTCCGAGGTCGTGAGCGTCAGCCCCATCCCGAACATCACGAGCCCGAGCAGCGGCGCAATGTATCCCGTAAGCGCCGCCAGCGGCGACACGAAGAAGCCAACGGCCGCGCCCAACACCACCCAGAGCGCGAAGTATTTACCCGCTATGTCGCCAACCCGCTCAACTACCGCCATGGCCCTCCTCCCGGCTCTCCCACCACCCTACGGCGTCCGGCAAGCATACACTTTGAGGGGTTTGAGAAGGTGGATCGGAGTCCAGGGCTACTCCGGCCAGACCCCCTGCTCCTCGCGCTCGACGTGGTATCCGGCGTTCTGCAGATGCTCCACCACGTCGTCGCCGTGTCCCCCGTCCCGGACCTCAAGAACTAGCTCGAGCCCGACCTTTCCCAGCGGCGCGAGCCATACGGCGCGGCGGTGGAAGATGTCCACGACGTTCGCCCCGGCCTCGGCGACGGAGTCTATGAGCGGGGACAACGAGCCGGAGCGGTCGAGCACGGAGAGCCGGAGCAGCAGGTAGCGTCCCTGACGTACCATGACCTGCTCTATAACGCGCGAGAGCAGGTCCCCGTCAATGTTGCCGCCGCAGAGGACGGTGCAGACGGTGTCCGAGGCACCGACCGCCACCTTCCCCGACAGCAGCGCAGCCGCGCCGGCCGCGCCGGCTCCCTCGACCACCAGGCGGTTACGCTGGGCGCAGTGGGCGATGGCGCGGGCGATCTCATCGTCCGTGACCTCGACGACCTCGTCCACCAGATCGCGGATAATCGGCAGCGTCAGCCCGCCGGGACGCTTGACCGCGATGCCGTCCGCGATGGTCTGTGAGCCAGCCGCCGCAACGGGCTCTCCGCGCTGCAGCGACGGCCCGACGGACGAGAAACCTTCCGCCTGAACCCCGACCACCCTCACGCCGGGCACGAGAGCCTTGAGCGCCGTGGCGATGCCGGAGATCAGACCCCCACCACCTATCGGCACCACTGCCACCGAGACTCCGGGCAGAGACTCCGCTATCTCGAGACCCACCGTGCCCTGACCGGAGATCACCCGCTCGTCGTCGAAGGCGTGTACGGAGGTGTAACCGTGCTCCAGCCGCAGCTCCTCGGCCTTGAGGGCGGCGTCGTCAAAGGTGTCTCCTTCGAGCACCACCTCAGCGCCAAGCTCGCGAGTAGCCACGACCTTGGTGAGCGGCGCGAACCCCGGCATGACGATGGTTGCCCGCGCCCCGAGCAGCCTCGCGGCCAGCGCCACCCCCTGGGCGTGGTTTCCGGCTGAGGGTGAGATCACGCCGCGCTCCCGCTCCTCTTCCGAGAGGCTGCGCAGCTTGTTGTACGCGCCCCGGATCTTGAACGACCCGCTACGCTGCAACGACTCGGCCTTGAGGTAGACACCCGCCCCAAACCGCCGAGACAGATCCTCGTCGACCAAGAGCGGCGTCTCGTTCACGATTCCCCGCTGAGCCTCGGCCGCTTCACGTATCCCGGTCAGATCTACGGTCACGGCTAACTCCGGGCGGGCTCTATGACCTCGCGTCCCACGTATGGGACCAGAGCCTCGGGGATGGCGACCGAGCCGTCCTCGCGCTGGTAGTTCTCCAGGATGGCTATGAGCGCGCGGCTGATGGCTATCGCGGTGCCGTTCAGGGTGTGGGCGAGCTGCGGACGGCCTTCGCCCTCGCGGTAGCGGATCTTGAGCCGGCGGGCCTGGTAGTCGGTGGTGTTCGAGGTGGAGGTGATCTCGCCGAAATCACCGCGTCCGGGCATCCAGGCTTCGAGGTCGTACTTGCGGTACGCCGCGCCGCCGAGGTCACCGGTGCAGATGTCTACCACCCGGAACGGAATGCCGAGCCCGGAGAAGATCTCCTCCTCTACGGCGACCATCTCCTCGTGCAGGCTCTCGGACTGCTCCGGCGTGGCGAAGGCGAACATCTCGACCTTGGTGAACTGGTGGACCCGGTACAGCCCGCGGCTGGCCCGCCCGTGGGAGCCCGCCTCGGTGCGGAAGCAGTGGGATACCCCGGCGTAGCGCAAGGGCAGGTCGTCGGCGGGCAGGATCTCGTCGGCGAGCGAGCCGGCGAGCGTGATCTCGGCCGTGGCGATCATGGAGAGGTCGGTGTCCTCGACGGAGTAGATCTGGGTCTCCTCCCCGCGCGGGATGAACCCGGTGCCCGTGAGCATCTCGTCGCGGGCGAGGTCCGGCGTGGTCGTGGGCTCGTATCCGCGTTGCATGAGGATGTCCAGCGCATACCGGATCAGGCCGAGCTCCAGCAGGACGGCGTCGCCGCGCAGAAAGTAGAACTTGCTCCCGGCGACCCTGGCCCCGGCGTCGAAGTCTATGATTCCCAGGGTCTCACCGAGCTCGACGTGGTCCTTCGCCTCGAAATTGAACGTAGTGGGCTCGCCGCTGCGCCGGATCTCGACGTTCTCCGTGTCGTCCTTGCCGATTGGCGAGTCGGGGTGGGTCGTGTTCGGGATCTTGAGCTGCTCGTCGCGCAGCCTCTCCTCGACCTCGCGCAGCTCGGCCTCCTTCGCGGGCACGTCCTGCTTCAGCGCCTTGGACTCTTCGATGAGCCGCTGCCGCTCCTCTTCATCGGAAGCTCCCTTGACGCTCTTGGCGAGCGCGTTCTGGCGCTGCTTGAGATCGTTGACCTCCTGTATGAGCGCCGAGCGCCGGTCGGAGAGCTCTACCACCAGCCCCACGTCGGCCTCCACTCCGCGATTGCGGCAGTTCTCCGCCACCGCCTCGGGGTTCTCCCGGATGAACTTGAGATCCAGCATTTCGTCTCCGTTTCACTGCGGTCTAAGATATTCCAATGCGTTCTGGCGCCCCGGTCCTGTTGGACGTAACCTGGCACGGCTCGCGATGCCCGAATCCTATCCGCTGCCGGCCCCGCTAGCCAGAGGGAGAGCGCAGCTCTCTCAGAGCCCGCTCCTCGGTGCGGATACGGACGTACAGGAAGGCCGCGTTCAGAAGGGTGAAGACGAGCGCCGTGACCCACGCGCCGAATATCAGGGGGAAGGCCGCGACCTCCACCACGACGACCAGGTAGTTCGGATGCGAGAGATAACGGTACGACCCGCTCCGCAGCCGCCGGGCTCCGGGTACCACCAGCACGCGCACGTTCCAGCTCCTCCCGAGCGAGAGGATCGCCCAGTAGCGCAGGGGCTGCACGAGCAGGAAAGCCGCCAGCGGCACGTACCACAGCGCCGGTATCTCCGGCCCGCGCAGCGCGCCCTCCAGGAGCGTGGAGCCCAGCCACAGGGCGTGCAGCGCGACCATGACCGGGTAGTGGCCGCGGCCGTACTCTACCGCGCCCTGGTCCCGCGCCCGCCGCTCGTTGCGCCGCGACAGCCGCAGCTCCAGCAGGCGCTGCGCCGCCAGGAGGGCCACGCCCGCCAGGAGTAGCCCCGCCACGGGGCCTCAGAGCCTGAACAGGACGTGCTCGGCGGAGAACCCCGGACCCATCGCCGAGAGTATCCCGGCCTCCCCGGCGGCGTAATCCCCCTGCCGCAGCAGCCGTTCGAGGATGAACAGCACGGTAACGCTGGACATATTGCCGCAGTCCCGGAGGATGCCGCGCGACTCCGCGAGGCTGTCCGCCGGGAGATCCAGCACCTCCTCGAAGGCGTCGAGCACCTTGGCGCCGCCGGGATGCAGGACGAAGCGGCGCAGCTCGCCGAAAGCCACGCCGTTCGCCTCGCAGGCGGCCTCGACGTTCTCCCGCATCCTGCCCAGCACTATCTCCGGCACGCTGCGGGAGAGCCGGACCTTGAGGCCGGTCTCCACGAGCTCCCAGCCCATGACATCCTCCGTGCCGGACCACAGCGTGCTGTAGTCTCCGAGTAGCTCCGGCGTCCCGGAGCCATTCTCCCTTGCCCCGCCGGCCCCGAGCACCACGGCGGCGGCCCCGTCGCCGAAGAGGCTCATCGAGACGAGGTTGCTCTTGGAGAGGTCGCCGCGCTGCAGGGTGAGGCTGGAGGACTCGGCCCCGACCAGCAGGACGAGCTTTCCGGGGTGGAGCCGGGCGTGGTCGGCGGCCCGGGCGAGAGCGGCGGCACCGGCGGCGCAGCCAAGGCCCCAGATCGGCACCCGCCGCGTGTGCTCCGAGAGCCCGAGGCGCAGGATCAGCTTAGAGTCCAGCGACGGCGTCGAGACACCACTCGTGGAGAAGAAGAAGATCGCCCCTATATCCTCCGGCGAGGCTCCGGCGCGCTGCATTGCCTCCCGGGCGGCTTTCTCGGAGAGGTCCAGCGCGTACTTGACGTACAGCGCGTTCTTCTCCGGGAAAGAGTGCTCCTCGTGAAACCACTCCAGCGGCGCGCAGAAGTACCGGGTCTGTACCCCGGAGTTATCGAAGACGGGCATCAGACGCTCCACATTGCGCCCGGAGAACATCCGCCGGGCGAAGTCCTTGATCTCCTCCTGCCCGGCTCTGTACGGCGGCAGCGCCGTCGCCACAGAGAGCACCGACGGGTTGGCGTAGCCGGCGCCGGGTATGGCCTCCACTACGCCTCCCCCGTCATAACCACCATAATCGTCGTGGCCCGAATCCACGGGCACGTTACCGGCTGTGTCGACGTGGTCCCCGCCACCAGATCCAAAACCGCTCCAAACCTCGCCTCCAGGAGTTAGACCCCGTGTCTAACGCGATATCCCGCCACCGGCCGTAATCGCGTACCCCTACGATAGCGCGAATCCGGCCGCGTACAGGACGAGCGCCGCGCTCGCCAGACCGGCGTGGCCCGGCGTCCCGGCCCGGACCCGGGGCAGCACCGAGAAGACCCCGAGCACCCCGAGCAGCGGCCACAGCCGCGCTTCCCCGCCTACCAGCGCGCCGAGCGTGGCCGCCCCGGCGGAGACGAAAGCCGCGAAGAACAGCGCGTGGTGCAGCCACTTGAAAGGGCTACTGTCCACGACCCGGAGCTGCACCAGAATACCCAGGACGAAATTCGCCGCAAAGAAGGCCACGGCAAGGTGGAAGATCAGGTTACTACGGCTCCCTCCCCGTACGGATCGTCACGGATTCGACTCCTCGCTTCTCTTTGCCTCTCTGTTTCTCTAGGCTCGTTTTTCGCGCCATACGCGCCAGCGCCATACGCGCCATACTCTGTCTACTCAGGATAGCAGCCGGCCGGGGATGCGGAGCGGCGGCGTCCGGCAACGGCTCCCCGGAGTGGTGCTAAGATTCGGGCTTGTAGGTCCCCGCAAACGGGTAAGTAGGGCTCGTGCGGGACCGGTGCAGGCGACGGAGTGCTCTCTGGAGGGCGAATGGAGGAGGCCGCGGCATACGTAACGGGGATCGGGATCGTCAGCCCCATCGGGGTCGGGCGCAAGGCGTTCTGGAGCTCGCTGCTGGCGAACGAGAGCGGCATGGGGCCCATAACCCACTTTGACCCGGAAGGCTTCGACGTAAAGATAGCCGCCGAGTGTAACGGCTTCGATCCCAGGGACTTCATGGACCGGAAGGTGATTCCCCGCCTCGACCGCTTCGCCCAGATGGGGCTCGCCTCGACCAGGATGGCCCTCGACGACGCTGGAGCCTGGGAGACCTTGGAGGGAGAGCCCGAGCGCACCGGCCTCGTCATGGGCTCCGGGCTCGGCGGGGTCGCCACCATAGAACAGACCCAGGCGACTCTGGACGAGAAGGGTCCCGGCAGGGTAAACCCGTTCGCGGTGACCAAGATCATGCCGAACTCCGCCGCCGCGAACATCGGGATCCAGCTCGGCGTTCAGGGCCCCTCCACCGCCGGGGCGCTCGCCTGTAGCTGCGGCACGGACTCCGTCGGGCTGGGGTACGACCTGATCCGGCGCGGAGACGCCGACATGGTGATCTGCGGCGCCACAGAGGCGACCATCGCCCCGGTTATCGTGGCGGGCTTTATCGCGATGAAGGCGATGAGCCGCCGCAACGACGCCCCCGAGGAGGCCTGCCGGCCTTACGACGCGGACCACGCGGGCTTCGTCATAGCCGAGGGCGCGGCGGTCATGATCTTAGAGAGCGCGGAGTCCGTCGCCCGCCGGGGAGCCGAGCCCTACGCAAAGATCACCGGCGTCGGCCGCACCACCGACGCCTACCACCCAAACGACCCGGACCCCGAAGGCAAGGGCGTGTTGCGCTCCATGCAGCTCGCGCTGGAGGAGGCCGGGGTCGCCGGCGAGCGCGTCGGCTACATAAACCCCCACGGCACCGGTACCCTCGCCGGAGACGGGCCGGAATCGCGGGCGATGGAGGCGATCAACCCGGCCGTAAAGGTGTCCGGCACCAAGTCCACCCTCGGGCACTCGCTCGGGGCCAGCGGGGCGATAGAGGCCGCCATCTGCGCCCTGGCGATAGGTGAACAGACGGTGCCCCCCATGCGCAACCACGAGACCCTGGCGGAGGGCTGCGCCGACCTCGACTACGTCGTCGGCGAGCCCCGCGACGCGCCGGACCTCGAAGCCGCCATCTGCGAGAACCTCGGCGTCGGCGGCCACAACGCCTCCGTGGTCTTCGAGCGAGTGTAGACGAGTTGGTAGAGACCAACGACTACTCGGCTCTACCGGGAGACCTCCCGATCCCGGAGGACGACGGCGCCTGCGACCACCTGCCAGGCGGGCGTCTGCCGGATCTCGCTCTCACCGCGACCGACGATTCCGCCGTAAATCCCGCCGCCTTGGCCGGCCTGACGGTCATCTACTGCTACCCGATGACTGGCCGTCCCGGAGAAGCACTGCCGGACGGCTGGGACGCGACGCCGGGTGCGAGAGGCTGCACGCCGCAGTCCTGCGCCTTCCGCGACCATCACACCGAGCTCCGTGGGCTTGGGACGCGGGTCTTCGGCCTGAGTACTCAAAGCACCCCCTACCAACGAGAGGCCGCAGAGCGACTCGGGCTGCCGTATCCGCTCTTGAGCGACGCGGAGCTCCGGTTCACCCAGGGTCTGGGGCTACCCACCTTCGAGGCTGGAGGGATGACCCTGATCCGGCGTCTCACCCTCGTGGTCCGCGACGGCCTCGTCGAGAAGGTCTTCTACCCCGTATTTCCGCCGGACGCCAATGCCGGAGAGGTCGCGGAGTGGCTCAGAGACAACGAACCTGCATAGCGCACTTATAGGAGTCATAGGAGTCGTCATGACGAACATCTCAAAAACCACGGATATAGAGCGCCGCCTGCGGGAGCTTGAGGAGATAGTAGCCCCGTACGGCAGCGCGCTGGTCGCGTTCTCCGGCGGGGTTGACTCCTCGCTCGCCCTAGCAGTCGCGGCCCGCGCTCTGCCCTCCGGCAAGGTACTCGCCGTCACCTCGAACAACGAGACCTACCTGCCCTCCGAGCTGGAACCGGCGGAGGAGTTCGTCGCTTCTCTAGGGGTCGAGCATCTGGTCGTGGACACCCGGGAGCTGGATAATCCGGACTACGCCTCTAACCCCACGAACCGCTGCTACTTCTGCAAGAGCACGCTGTACTCGGACCTCGAGCGGCTGGCGTCGGAGCGCGGGTATGGCTGCGTGGTGGACGGGGCAAACGCCGACGACGAGAGCGACTACCGGCCCGGACGGGCGGCGGCGAAGGAGCTCTCGGTAGTCTCGCCGCTCTCCGAGGCCAGTCTTTCCAAGGAGGAAGTACGGGAGATCTCCCGTTACCTCGACCTCCCGATGTGGGACAAACCGGCGCTGGCGTGTCTGTCGAGCCGGTTCCCGTACGGGGAGGAGATCACACCGGAGAAGCTCGCCCAGGTTACCCGGGCCGAGGAGTTTATGCGCGAGAAAGGCTATCAGCAAGTACGGGTCAGGCACCACGGCGACCTCGCCCGGCTGGAGGTCGGGCCCGAGGAGCTTGAGCGGGCCTTCGCCGAACGGGAGGAGATCGCGGCGGAGCTTACGGAGGCTGGATTTCTGTACGTCACCCTGGATCTCGCCGGGTACCGCTCGGGCAGCCTGAACGCCGCGCTGGACAAGAGCGAGCAGAAGGCGAAAGACAAGGGCAGGAAGTCCCTGCCGGTGATCGGTTAGCCATGCTGGGAGTTTTGGCGGCCGTCGAGTTCGATCTGCTCTTTTTCATAACCATCGCGGCGGTGCTGATCGGCCTCGTGGGGAGCGTAGTGCCCGGGGTACCGGGGGTGCCTTTGATCTTCGTAGCCACGCTCGTCTACTCCTACTTCACCGACTTCGCGAACGTCGGCACGTGGGTGCTCGTGCTGCTCGGGGTATTCGCCGCGCTCGCGTTCGTCGCGGACCTTCTGGGCACCGTCTACGGTGCCCGCAGGTTCGGGGCCAGCGGATACGGCACGATAGGCGGCGCCGTCGGCGGCCTCGTCGGGACCCTGCTCGGGGCGCTGGTCTTCGGCGTCGGGGCGGTGTTCGGCCTGATCCTGGGCTCCGTCGCCGGGGTGTTCGCCGGAGAGTACCTGAAGCGTAACCGCAGTAATGCCGCCGGCGGCCCGGATTCAGACACGGGCCCCAGGGTCGAGAGGGCGTCCGAGCAGGGCTCTGACTGGGGCCGCATCTCACGCGCCGCGGGCGGCGTCTTCGTGGGGTACCTGATCTCGGCCGTCGCCCAGGGCGCGCTGGCGCTGGCGAGCGTGGCGGTGTTCGCGCTGGCCCTGATCTTCTGACCGTCTAGAACTTCCTAGAGCTTCCAGCCTCTTCGCATCGGCTCTGCTCGACTCCGCCCGGCTGTACATCCGGTCATGTGCGGTAGAATGCGAGCCTGCCAGAGGGCGGTCCCGTCAACATCGGGCAGCGTCGGTTCGAGTCGTATCGTCCGGCATCCCTCATATTCCCCATACTTTGACCACCGCCCGCGTGTCCCGCCGGAGCCAGAGGGCCGGCGCGGACATCCCTCAGGAGAGCTCATGGACTACACCGGTTACCGTAACATCGCCATAATCTCGCACGTCGACCACGGCAAGACTACCCTCGTGGACGGCATGCTGCGTCAGACCCTGGAGCCGGTACACGGCAGGGAGCTGAAGGAGCGCGTCATGGACAGCGACACGCTCGAACAGGAGCGTGGCATAACCATCCTGGCCAAGAATACCGCCGTGGAGTACGAGGGTGTCAAGATCAACATCGTCGACACCCCCGGCCACGCGGACTTCGGCGGCGAGGTCGAGCGGGTGCTGGGCATGGTGGACGGCTGCCTGCTCCTGGTGGACGCCGTGGACGGGCCGATGCCCCAGACCCGCTTCGTGCTCGGCAAGGCGCTGGAGCTCGGCCTCAAGCCCATGGTCGTGATCAACAAGATAGACCGCCCGGAGGCCCGCCCGGACGAGGCGGTGGACCTGACCTTCGACCTCATGGCCGACCTCGGGGCTTCGGAGGAGCAGCTCGACTTTCCGGTGATCTACGCCGTCGCCCGCGAGGGCCGGGCCTTCATGGACCCGGACTCCCCCAGAGACGACCTGCGGGAGCTTTTCGAGGCGGTGCTGCGGGAGATCCCGGCGCCGGAGGTAGACCTCGACGCGCCGTTCCAAATGCTGGTGACGAGCTTCGACTACTCGGAGTATCTGGGGCGCATCGTCGTGGGCCGCATAAGACGCGGCAGCGTCTCGCGCGGGGAGTCCGTGTCCCTGATCCGCAAGGACGGGTCCGTCGGCCGCTCGCGGGTGGCCCAGACCTTTACCCACCTCGGGCTGCAGCGCACGGAGGCCCAGTCGGTGGGCGCGGGAGACATCGTGGCGCTCTCGGGGCTGGAGGACGCCGGCATCGGCGAGACCATCGCCGACCCCGACGCGCCGGAGGCTCTGCCCGCGATCTCGGTGGACGAGCCGACGGTGAGCATGGTCTTCTCGCCGAACACGAGCCCCTTCGCGGGCAAGGAGGGCCGCTACGTCACCTCGCGCCACCTGGAGGACCGCCTCAGACGCGAGGCCCAGACCAACGTCTCGCTCGTGGTCGAGGAGATAACGCCCGAAGAGTTCAAGGTCTCCGGGCGGGGCCAGCTACATCTATCCGTCCTGCTGGAGAACATGCGCCGCGAGGGCTACGAGGTGCAGGTCGCCGGCCCACAGGTAATCCGGCGCGAGGTGGACGGCAAGGTGCAGGAGCCCGTCGAGCACCTGGTAATAGACGTGCCCTCGGATTACGCCTCGGCCGTGATCGGGGTGCTCTCCGGACGCAAGGGTCAGATGGTGCAGATGGAGCCGCAGGGGGACCGCACCCGGGTAGAGTTCAGGATACCCTCCCGCGCGCTGCTCGGCTTCCGGACGCAGTTCCTGTCCATGACGGGGGGCGAGGGGATAATGAGCCACGTCTTCGACGGCTACGAGCCGTGGTCGGGGGACCTCAGGACGCGCAATAACGGCAGCCTGGTCGCGACGGAGCGGGGACCGGCCTTCGCGTACTCTATCTCCAAGCTCCAGGAGCGCGGCGTGTTCTTTATCGAGCCGGGCACGGAGGTGTACGGCGGCATGATCGTGGGCGAGAACGGCCGTGAGAACGACCTGGACGTGAACGTGTGCAAGAACAAGAAGCTCACCAACGTCCGCTCCGCCGGGGCCGACGACTCTCTGAACCTCACCCCGCCGCGCCGCCTGAGCCTCGAAGACGCCCTGGAGTACATCGCCGACGACGAGCTGGTCGAGATCACGCCGAAGTCCATCCGGCTGCGCAAGAAGACGCTAGAGCCCGGCATGAGGGCCAAGAAGTAGCGCCGATACCCCTCGCTGGGCGGGGCGTTCTGTAAGAGCTGCTAGGAGCGGCTCCCCACGCCCTCCCGGTCGTTCTCTCTGGGCGGCGTGAAGCCTGCGCCGGTGCCGTCCTTGACCTTGACCCTGTCCTCCCAGGGCAGCCGGTACTCGCCAGCGGCGAGGTCGCGCATGTAGGTGTAGGGGCAGTCGTTCATCCCGCCTTCCACGGCGACGAAGCCCCGGTGCCCTAGCTGGTAGATGTTGTTCTCCACGCCCCAGTTCTCGCGGGCCTCGTCCGCACGGGAGGGCACTATCTCCGCCGTCACCACCTCGCCGGGGATCTCGCTGCCGCGGGCCGTGATCGAGCCCTCATAGTCGCAGACCATGCCCTCGCCCATGGAGCGCCCGAGCTCGTCCTCTCCGGCCATGCACACCGAAGCGGTATACATCAGGTTGGTAAAGGCGTTTGCCTCGTTGGTGATCCGCCAGGCGTTGCGGATCGGGATGGTATAGCCAGCGGTGCGCAGCGCGACGTTCGCCCCCTGATAGGCGGCCTCGCGGGCGACCTCGGGGAACATGCCGTCGTGACAGATCAGGAGCGAGAGCTTCGAGCCCGCCGGCCCGTCGCACACCGCGAGCCCCATATCGCCCGGCTCCCAGGGCTCGGCGGGCACCCAGGGGTGGAGCTTGCGCTGGTAAAGCGCGATCTCCCCTTCCGAGTCCACGATGATGCCGCTGTTCCACGGCGCGCCGTCCGGAATATCGGTGTTCTCTTCCATGATCGAGAAGCAGCCCCACACCTCCTGCTCGCGACAGACCTCCTTGAAGGCCGCGACCTCCGGCCCGTCGAGGCTCACCATCAGCTCCGGGGAAGTATCCATGGAGAGGCCGTGCAGGGCGTACTCGGGGAAGACTATGAGATCCGTGGTGGACATGTAAGCCTTCGTCCGCCGGACCGTCTCGCAGATACGCTCCGTCTGGGCCGCGAGATCCTCCGGGGTCTCTATGACCCGGCGCTGGAACTGGACCAGCGCCACGACCATCCCGTCCGGGCTCTTGTTGAACCCTCCGAGGTTCGTGCTCATCTTCTACCCCTCATCTCTCACTGCAGCTTTTCCGCTATATACCGCAGGGCCGGCGAGGCCCAAACAAAGCCCAAAGAGTCTCTACGTTCTGTTTAGACTCTGCCAGTAGCTGTAGACTTCGAGGCCGCCTTCGGCGGGCGTGTGCTGCATCGGGAGTCGTCTGTCCTGGGGCTCTTTCTGGA belongs to Rubrobacter aplysinae and includes:
- the larE gene encoding ATP-dependent sacrificial sulfur transferase LarE, with product MTNISKTTDIERRLRELEEIVAPYGSALVAFSGGVDSSLALAVAARALPSGKVLAVTSNNETYLPSELEPAEEFVASLGVEHLVVDTRELDNPDYASNPTNRCYFCKSTLYSDLERLASERGYGCVVDGANADDESDYRPGRAAAKELSVVSPLSEASLSKEEVREISRYLDLPMWDKPALACLSSRFPYGEEITPEKLAQVTRAEEFMREKGYQQVRVRHHGDLARLEVGPEELERAFAEREEIAAELTEAGFLYVTLDLAGYRSGSLNAALDKSEQKAKDKGRKSLPVIG
- a CDS encoding DUF456 domain-containing protein, encoding MLGVLAAVEFDLLFFITIAAVLIGLVGSVVPGVPGVPLIFVATLVYSYFTDFANVGTWVLVLLGVFAALAFVADLLGTVYGARRFGASGYGTIGGAVGGLVGTLLGALVFGVGAVFGLILGSVAGVFAGEYLKRNRSNAAGGPDSDTGPRVERASEQGSDWGRISRAAGGVFVGYLISAVAQGALALASVAVFALALIF
- a CDS encoding formamidase, which produces MSTNLGGFNKSPDGMVVALVQFQRRVIETPEDLAAQTERICETVRRTKAYMSTTDLIVFPEYALHGLSMDTSPELMVSLDGPEVAAFKEVCREQEVWGCFSIMEENTDIPDGAPWNSGIIVDSEGEIALYQRKLHPWVPAEPWEPGDMGLAVCDGPAGSKLSLLICHDGMFPEVAREAAYQGANVALRTAGYTIPIRNAWRITNEANAFTNLMYTASVCMAGEDELGRSMGEGMVCDYEGSITARGSEIPGEVVTAEIVPSRADEARENWGVENNIYQLGHRGFVAVEGGMNDCPYTYMRDLAAGEYRLPWEDRVKVKDGTGAGFTPPRENDREGVGSRS
- the typA gene encoding translational GTPase TypA, encoding MDYTGYRNIAIISHVDHGKTTLVDGMLRQTLEPVHGRELKERVMDSDTLEQERGITILAKNTAVEYEGVKINIVDTPGHADFGGEVERVLGMVDGCLLLVDAVDGPMPQTRFVLGKALELGLKPMVVINKIDRPEARPDEAVDLTFDLMADLGASEEQLDFPVIYAVAREGRAFMDPDSPRDDLRELFEAVLREIPAPEVDLDAPFQMLVTSFDYSEYLGRIVVGRIRRGSVSRGESVSLIRKDGSVGRSRVAQTFTHLGLQRTEAQSVGAGDIVALSGLEDAGIGETIADPDAPEALPAISVDEPTVSMVFSPNTSPFAGKEGRYVTSRHLEDRLRREAQTNVSLVVEEITPEEFKVSGRGQLHLSVLLENMRREGYEVQVAGPQVIRREVDGKVQEPVEHLVIDVPSDYASAVIGVLSGRKGQMVQMEPQGDRTRVEFRIPSRALLGFRTQFLSMTGGEGIMSHVFDGYEPWSGDLRTRNNGSLVATERGPAFAYSISKLQERGVFFIEPGTEVYGGMIVGENGRENDLDVNVCKNKKLTNVRSAGADDSLNLTPPRRLSLEDALEYIADDELVEITPKSIRLRKKTLEPGMRAKK